The Brassica oleracea var. oleracea cultivar TO1000 chromosome C6, BOL, whole genome shotgun sequence genome includes a region encoding these proteins:
- the LOC106297175 gene encoding uncharacterized protein LOC106297175, whose amino-acid sequence MNVAEPHMELNQESQQLNVEQSLGGRHEECVLTRANTGEELEVDIVESDENNIATTDEEDPDATEYSSSFSDTASEDADMLCNGLAEEYAEVESHYWDETDLGPAYDSFSSIFHYRKKRLTSHWKSFIRPLMWRSKWVELKIRELESRALEYPKELESLDQEKLGANIDPSVLETYGKGIKSLPFSNPSYRKRAAKRRRKRKKVERTDDIASYMSHHNLFSYIETKRLSSDGMSVADDFAVQDTLIESKDRVALDEDDSLFDHRDGDGVLEEVLWKIELVHSHVHRLKTQVDLVMSKNAARFSSSENLSLLAASSAPSPTVSAGGDVISIEAVYNSSHLMQDYDLGDLVFSSEGMASSYGDAFHIPDIIESTVGLFADADVTLHHPQVGDSCEDILDNIFIRNGVAEEMNADLMETSIQEEGEKPEEGEGTSVLPLQQLQETEQDSVLRSCLASERLVVPRNKRTRCGERKASSWCKKHLSDPESQ is encoded by the exons ATGAATGTGGCTGAACCACATATGGAGCTCAACCAAGAAAGTCAACAGTTAAATGTAGAGCAGAGTCTTGGAGGAAGACATGAAGAATGTGTCCTTACCAGAGCTAATACAGGTGAGGAACTGGAGGTTGATATAGTTGAATCTGATGAAAACAACATAGCCACCACGGATGAAGAAGATCCAGATGCTACTGAATATTCAAGCTCGTTCTCCGACACTGCATCTGAGGATGCTGACATGTTGTGTAATGGACTGGCCGAAGAATATGCTGAGGTGGAATCTCATTATTGGGATGAAACTGACTTAGGACCTGCTTATGATTCCTTTAGCAGCATTTTTCATTATAG GAAGAAAAGGCTAACAAGTCACTGGAAGAGCTTTATACGGCCATTGATGTGGAGATCCAAGTGGGTTGAGTTAAAGATTAGGGAGTTAGAGTCTCGAGCCTTAGAATACCCAAAGGAGCTTGAATCATTGGATCAAGAAAAGCTTGGAGCTAATATTGATCCATCTGTGTTGGAAACCTATGGCAAGGGAATCAAGTCATTACCGTTTTCTAATCCCTCTTACAGAAAAAGAGCAGCAAAGAGGAGAAGAAAGCGTAAGAAGGTTGAGAGAACAGACGATATCGCTTCATATATGTCCCATCATAACCTCTTTTCTTACATCG AGACCAAGAGGTTGAGCTCAGATGGAATGTCAGTGGCTGATGACTTTGCTGTCCAGGATACACTGATTGAGTCAAAGGACCGGGTGGCTTTAGATGAAGATGACTCACTTTTCGACCACCGAGATGGAGATGGTGTCTTGGAAGAGGTTCTCTGGAAGATAGAGCTGGTGCATTCACATGTTCATAGGTTGAAAACTCAAGTTGATCTTGTGATGTCTAAGAACGCAGCAAGATTCTCTTCCTCAGAGAATCTGAGCCTTCTTGCTGCAAGCTCTGCGCCTAGCCCCACGGTTTCTGCTGGAGGAGATGTGATCTCTATTGAAGCAGTTTACAACTCTTCTCACCTCATGCAAGACTACGATCTTGGAGATTTAGTGTTCTCATCTGAAGGAATGGCTTCAAGCTACGGAGATGCGTTTCACATTCCTGATATAATCGAAAGTACTGTTGGTCTATTTGCAGATGCAGATGTTACATTACATCATCCTCAAGTTGGAGACTCTTGTGAAGAT ATTTTGGATAATATATTTATTCGAAATGGAGTGGCTGAAGAAATGAATGCTGATTTGATGGAAACTAGTATCCAAGAAGAAGGTGAGAAACCTGAGGAAGGAGAAGGAACCAGTGTGCTACCATTGCAGCAACTTCAAGAAACAGAGCAAGATTCGGTTCTAAGATCATGTTTGGCTTCTGAGAGGCTTGTTGTTCCTAGGAACAAAAGGACAAGATGTGGAGAACGTAAAGCGAGTTCTTGGTGCAAGAAACATCTCAGCGATCCTGAAAGCCAGTGA